The following are encoded in a window of Telmatobacter sp. DSM 110680 genomic DNA:
- a CDS encoding NINE protein: MTTTPYVNAQAVFYQQYEQARRDEVVGILLALFLGTFGVHHFYLRRTGLGILYIVFFWTGIPTVLGFIECFFMPARVREFNAIQAAGIAAALGITMPAYGQPININVNVPPGTGAPAPSVSAMTQPGTLVACSRCQKTNPAGAKFCSGCGGAL, encoded by the coding sequence ATGACGACCACCCCTTATGTGAATGCGCAGGCAGTGTTCTACCAGCAGTACGAGCAGGCGCGGCGAGACGAGGTTGTGGGGATTCTGCTGGCGCTGTTCCTGGGGACGTTTGGAGTCCATCACTTTTATCTGAGAAGGACGGGACTCGGGATCCTCTACATCGTCTTCTTCTGGACGGGAATTCCGACGGTGCTAGGGTTCATCGAGTGCTTCTTTATGCCTGCGCGAGTGCGGGAGTTCAACGCGATCCAGGCGGCGGGCATTGCTGCAGCACTGGGAATCACGATGCCGGCTTATGGGCAGCCCATCAACATCAACGTGAATGTGCCGCCCGGAACCGGTGCGCCCGCGCCGAGTGTTTCCGCAATGACGCAGCCCGGAACGCTGGTGGCATGTTCCAGATGCCAGAAGACGAATCCAGCGGGAGCGAAGTTTTGCTCGGGGTGCGGCGGCGCATTGTAG
- a CDS encoding aldo/keto reductase translates to MNTSLGGTLQIGGDLPVHRLGFGTMRLVGDGAWGEPQNPEEARRVLCRAVELGVTLIDTADAYGPEVAERLICEALHPYPPGLVIATKGGITRQGPAKTEYVGRAGYLIQCVEMSLRRLKLERIDLYQLHRIDPRTPLEESLGALRQMQEQGKIRHIGLSEVTPAEIEQAQKIVPIVSVQNRYSLADRRHEQTLNWCEQHNIAFLPWYPIAGGKLLKPDHPFAQTLKQLAARYDASPAQLSIAWLLHRSPVMLPIPGTSQVKHLEENIAAAALPIGPDEWAQLEAASQEPS, encoded by the coding sequence ATGAACACTTCACTCGGTGGCACCCTGCAAATCGGCGGTGATCTCCCCGTCCATCGTCTCGGTTTTGGGACCATGCGTCTGGTTGGCGATGGCGCCTGGGGCGAGCCGCAAAATCCCGAAGAGGCCCGTCGCGTCCTCTGCCGCGCCGTCGAACTCGGTGTCACCCTGATCGATACCGCCGATGCCTACGGTCCCGAAGTCGCCGAACGCCTCATCTGCGAAGCGCTTCACCCCTATCCGCCAGGTCTCGTCATCGCGACCAAGGGCGGAATCACTCGTCAGGGACCCGCTAAAACCGAATACGTTGGGCGGGCCGGCTATTTAATCCAGTGTGTCGAAATGAGCTTGCGTCGCTTGAAGCTCGAACGCATTGACCTGTACCAGTTACATCGCATCGACCCGCGTACTCCGCTCGAAGAATCGCTCGGCGCGCTTCGCCAGATGCAGGAACAGGGGAAGATCCGCCACATCGGTCTTAGCGAAGTCACGCCGGCAGAGATCGAGCAGGCTCAAAAGATCGTTCCCATCGTCAGCGTGCAAAATCGTTACTCACTCGCCGACCGACGCCACGAGCAGACGCTGAACTGGTGCGAGCAGCACAACATCGCCTTCCTTCCGTGGTATCCGATCGCCGGCGGCAAGCTGCTCAAGCCCGATCACCCTTTCGCGCAGACCCTGAAGCAACTGGCTGCGCGCTACGACGCCAGTCCTGCGCAGCTCTCCATCGCGTGGTTGTTGCATCGCTCGCCAGTCATGTTGCCCATCCCGGGCACGTCGCAGGTCAAACACCTCGAAGAAAACATCGCCGCCGCCGCCCTCCCGATCGGCCCCGACGAATGGGCACAACTCGAGGCTGCTTCGCAGGAGCCATCCTGA
- a CDS encoding S9 family peptidase, with amino-acid sequence MSRSLIRIFVFVAVAASMYWTADGQTAAKVPTIDQSLEMYSVGSPKISPDGKRVVYEQTRTNWDANAFETDLWIADVATGERHQLTTTGHSCNPAEWSPDGKWIAFVSDRPGSLPKSPAEKRQLWIMPADGGEAQQLTKMEKGVGGFEWAPDSQRIAFSAEAPEPKPMKDRKESFGDYHVIHADYEMTHLWSIDLPKTDEAARVSAVGEPKEITKEDSFSVEEFSFSPDGTQIAFSAARDPDLISSFSKDIYVVAVKDGVVKKIVDMPGPDSDPHWSPDGKQIAYVTSNGEKYFFYANQKIAVVDAQGGTPRVISDAFDEDPDLLKWAPEGIYFSGLQKMSSSLYLLDPASKGIKKMAMPGSEIAGSFTFSKDFKQLAYRGAGTNQYAEIYATAALPEGSPRRLTHAGGQEAQYTLAKREVVRWKSGDGTEIEGVLYKPADFSPTKKYPLLVVIHGGPTGIDMPVVSADRYYPIERFVAKGALVLRPNYRGSAGYGAKFRALNVRNLGVGDYADVISGVDYLIAQGYVDKDRVGSMGWSEGGYISAFITTSSDRFKAVSVGAGISDWMTYYANTDITPFTAQYLRATPWDDPEIYKKTSPISYISKAKTPTLIQQGSADKRVPVPNSFELRQALEDHGVPVKMVLYDGFGHPINKPKQQRAVMEENENWFGHYIWGDPLAPALTPRPNDKKDDKDPAAK; translated from the coding sequence GTGAGCCGCTCATTAATTCGGATTTTCGTGTTTGTTGCCGTGGCTGCGTCGATGTACTGGACCGCTGATGGGCAGACAGCTGCCAAGGTTCCCACGATCGATCAATCGCTCGAGATGTACAGCGTGGGTTCGCCCAAAATCTCGCCGGACGGCAAACGCGTGGTGTACGAACAGACGCGGACGAACTGGGATGCAAATGCGTTTGAGACAGACCTTTGGATTGCCGACGTCGCTACAGGAGAACGGCATCAATTGACGACGACTGGGCACTCCTGCAATCCGGCGGAGTGGTCACCGGATGGAAAGTGGATCGCGTTTGTGTCCGACAGGCCAGGGTCTTTGCCGAAGTCGCCAGCGGAGAAGAGACAGCTTTGGATCATGCCCGCGGATGGCGGCGAGGCACAGCAACTTACAAAGATGGAGAAGGGCGTTGGCGGATTCGAGTGGGCTCCTGATTCGCAGCGGATTGCATTTTCGGCGGAGGCTCCAGAGCCGAAGCCGATGAAGGATCGCAAGGAGTCGTTCGGCGATTATCACGTGATTCACGCTGATTACGAGATGACTCATTTGTGGTCGATTGATCTGCCAAAAACGGACGAGGCGGCCCGCGTGAGTGCGGTAGGCGAACCCAAGGAGATCACAAAAGAAGACTCGTTCAGTGTGGAGGAATTTTCCTTTTCGCCGGATGGGACACAGATCGCGTTCAGTGCGGCACGCGACCCTGACTTGATCTCTTCGTTCTCGAAGGACATCTATGTGGTGGCTGTTAAGGACGGCGTGGTGAAGAAGATCGTCGACATGCCTGGACCGGATTCGGATCCGCATTGGTCACCCGATGGGAAGCAGATCGCCTACGTGACTTCGAACGGAGAGAAGTATTTCTTCTACGCGAACCAGAAGATTGCAGTGGTGGATGCGCAGGGGGGAACTCCGCGGGTGATCAGTGATGCGTTCGATGAAGATCCAGATCTGTTGAAGTGGGCACCGGAAGGAATCTACTTCTCAGGCTTGCAGAAGATGAGTTCGTCGCTGTACCTGCTTGATCCCGCAAGCAAGGGCATCAAGAAGATGGCGATGCCGGGCAGTGAGATTGCGGGATCATTTACGTTTTCGAAGGACTTCAAGCAACTGGCGTATCGCGGAGCTGGAACTAATCAATATGCCGAGATTTACGCCACCGCCGCCCTCCCGGAAGGATCACCGAGGCGACTGACACATGCAGGCGGGCAGGAGGCGCAGTACACGCTGGCGAAGCGGGAGGTGGTGCGGTGGAAGTCGGGAGATGGAACGGAAATTGAAGGCGTGCTGTACAAGCCTGCGGATTTCTCTCCGACGAAGAAGTATCCGCTGCTAGTGGTAATTCACGGTGGGCCGACAGGGATCGATATGCCGGTGGTGAGTGCCGATCGCTATTACCCGATCGAGCGATTTGTGGCGAAGGGTGCGCTGGTGCTGCGCCCGAACTATCGCGGATCGGCGGGATATGGTGCGAAGTTTCGTGCGCTGAATGTGCGCAACCTGGGCGTGGGTGACTATGCCGATGTGATTTCGGGTGTGGACTATTTGATTGCGCAGGGATATGTGGACAAGGACCGCGTTGGATCGATGGGGTGGAGCGAAGGCGGATATATTTCAGCGTTCATTACGACGTCGAGCGACCGGTTCAAAGCGGTGAGCGTGGGGGCAGGGATTTCAGACTGGATGACATATTACGCGAACACCGACATCACTCCGTTCACCGCGCAGTATTTGCGCGCAACGCCATGGGACGATCCGGAGATTTACAAGAAGACGTCGCCGATCAGCTATATCTCGAAGGCGAAGACGCCTACGCTGATTCAGCAGGGGAGCGCGGACAAGCGGGTTCCGGTGCCCAATAGCTTTGAACTGCGACAGGCACTTGAGGATCACGGCGTTCCCGTAAAGATGGTGCTGTATGACGGGTTCGGACATCCGATCAACAAGCCGAAGCAGCAGCGCGCGGTGATGGAGGAGAACGAGAACTGGTTTGGCCATTACATCTGGGGCGATCCGCTGGCGCCGGCGCTGACGCCTCGGCCTAACGATAAGAAGGACGATAAAGACCCTGCTGCGAAATAG